A genomic region of Micromonospora sp. NBRC 110009 contains the following coding sequences:
- a CDS encoding HNH endonuclease family protein has protein sequence MPVTRQSPRTSLRRRAFTAVVTVALAGAYLLAVDAAPALATPPGIPSKATAQSQLNALTVKSEGSTSGYSRDLFPHWITISGTCDTRETVLKRDGTSVVTDSSCATVSGRWYSPYDGATWSAASDVDIDHVVPLAEAWRSGASGWTTSRRQSFANDLSHPQLIAVTDNVNQAKGDQDPSTWQPPLSSYRCTYSKMWITVKYSWGLTLQSSEKSALQSMLNTCSS, from the coding sequence ATGCCAGTCACCCGACAGTCCCCCCGAACCTCGCTGCGGCGGCGTGCCTTCACCGCCGTAGTTACCGTGGCCCTGGCCGGCGCGTACCTGCTTGCCGTCGACGCTGCGCCAGCGCTGGCGACGCCTCCCGGCATCCCGTCCAAGGCGACCGCCCAGTCGCAGCTCAACGCCCTCACCGTCAAGTCCGAGGGGTCGACGAGCGGGTACTCCCGGGACCTGTTCCCGCACTGGATCACTATCAGCGGCACCTGCGACACCCGCGAGACCGTGCTCAAGCGTGACGGCACCTCCGTCGTTACCGACAGCAGCTGCGCGACCGTGTCGGGCCGCTGGTACAGCCCGTACGACGGTGCGACCTGGTCCGCTGCCTCCGATGTCGACATCGACCACGTCGTGCCCCTCGCCGAGGCGTGGCGCTCGGGTGCCAGCGGGTGGACCACCAGCCGGCGGCAGAGCTTCGCCAACGACCTCAGCCACCCGCAGCTGATCGCCGTGACCGACAACGTCAACCAGGCTAAGGGCGACCAGGACCCGTCCACCTGGCAGCCGCCGCTGTCGTCCTACCGGTGCACCTACAGCAAGATGTGGATCACCGTGAAGTACAGCTGGGGGCTGACCCTGCAATCGTCGGAGAAGTCCGCCCTGCAGAGCATGCTGAACACCTGCAGCTCCTGA
- a CDS encoding tetratricopeptide repeat protein, producing MAENKPVSTVLVGGLAATVGAFSPFLYERVSRLVRRVDFGAVSTVAPSSLVWLLYPSQQVVPFRGREAELRQLSAWCEDRGESVVRLVFAPGGYGKTRLALRLMDDLERRGWQCVPVQMGTEGQAADKATTDGAPSRLLLIVDYAESRPGRGLAQLLVAASRRRGDQVRVLLLARTAASWWTSLSASVHEHAALLDALTSDRRNLVALDARIDTRPAVEVVAHAAEVFARKLRRSAPADLEHRKYPENAPVLRLHAAALVAVLGGPANGYGRGDVIAEVLGHERRYWRGSAKRHRINLPADEEEADALLVRVVGVAALFGADDEPAVAGLVRRALPTVAAERADGGQAVDGEAPWVRWLRGLYPADESPSAEGRLGTLQPDLLAEHLAVGVLGKCSANEREALFRGLGVGQAVQALTLLGRAAVDHAAVEEAEVDGFIGEALAADVATMAEAVVQVALQFPGRYAPRMAMLLAEQSPHELQWLRSLAQRVPYPSLELHRLALALTTVIISNDAMETAADRAKWRAVHAVRLAEAGRRDEALTVSGEAVDLYRQLARHNPEEYLRDLAASVSNHAVRLAEAGRRDEALTVSGEVLDLYRQLARHNPEEYLRDLAASVSNHAVRLAEAGRRDEALTVSREAVDLYRQLARLDPGAHLPDLAGVVNNYAVLLPEAGRRDEALTTSGEAVDLYRELVRLDPDAHLPDMAMSVNNYASRLAQAGRLTEALITSGEAVDLYRELVRLNPDAYLPDLAMSVSNRGVLLGDANRRAEALIASSEAVGLRRQLVRLNRDAYLPDLAVSVNNHAADLAEVGRLAEALIATGEAVDLYRELVRLNRHAYLPDLAASVQYHASRLVQAGRLAEALIATGEAVELYRELVRLNRDAHLSGLASSLRSHTVPLAQAGRLAEALIATGEAVELYRELVRLNRDAHLSGLASSLWNVGWITVQVPDPDYMPAAIKTTTEAIGIYTELAAAEPDAFARLRDAATETLDQLTAQQ from the coding sequence GTGGCGGAGAACAAGCCGGTATCCACTGTGCTGGTTGGTGGGTTGGCCGCGACGGTAGGGGCCTTCTCGCCGTTCCTGTACGAGCGGGTTTCAAGGCTGGTGCGGCGGGTGGACTTCGGCGCTGTGTCGACCGTGGCGCCGTCGTCACTGGTGTGGCTGCTGTATCCGTCGCAGCAGGTTGTTCCGTTCCGCGGCCGAGAGGCGGAACTTCGACAGTTGTCGGCGTGGTGCGAGGATCGCGGCGAGTCGGTCGTCCGCCTGGTCTTCGCCCCTGGTGGCTACGGCAAAACCAGGCTGGCGTTGCGGCTAATGGATGATCTAGAACGCCGGGGTTGGCAGTGTGTTCCCGTACAGATGGGAACCGAGGGGCAGGCGGCGGATAAAGCGACTACCGATGGTGCGCCGAGCCGCCTGCTGCTGATCGTGGACTATGCCGAGTCTCGCCCTGGTAGGGGGTTAGCGCAGTTGCTGGTGGCGGCGTCGCGGCGTCGCGGTGACCAGGTTCGCGTGCTGCTGCTAGCCCGTACCGCTGCTTCGTGGTGGACGTCATTGTCTGCCTCGGTTCATGAGCATGCGGCGCTGTTGGATGCGTTGACCAGTGATCGGCGCAACCTGGTGGCGTTGGATGCGCGCATCGATACACGGCCGGCGGTTGAGGTGGTGGCGCATGCGGCAGAGGTTTTCGCGCGCAAGCTCAGACGGTCGGCTCCAGCAGATCTAGAGCATCGGAAGTACCCGGAGAATGCACCGGTGCTGCGGTTGCATGCGGCGGCCCTGGTAGCGGTGTTAGGTGGCCCGGCCAACGGCTACGGACGGGGAGATGTGATTGCGGAGGTTTTGGGGCATGAGCGTCGGTACTGGCGGGGCAGCGCCAAACGCCACCGAATCAACCTGCCGGCCGACGAAGAGGAGGCTGATGCGCTGCTGGTTCGGGTCGTTGGAGTGGCGGCGTTGTTCGGAGCTGACGACGAGCCGGCCGTTGCCGGCCTAGTACGGCGTGCCTTACCTACCGTGGCGGCTGAAAGGGCGGATGGCGGACAGGCCGTGGACGGAGAAGCGCCGTGGGTGCGGTGGCTGCGCGGTCTCTACCCGGCCGACGAGAGTCCCTCGGCCGAGGGGCGATTGGGCACGCTGCAGCCGGATTTGCTCGCCGAGCATTTAGCGGTGGGGGTACTGGGCAAATGTAGCGCTAACGAGCGCGAAGCGCTGTTTCGCGGACTTGGGGTCGGGCAGGCGGTGCAGGCGTTGACCCTGCTGGGCCGGGCTGCGGTTGACCACGCTGCGGTTGAGGAAGCCGAGGTGGACGGGTTCATCGGTGAGGCGCTAGCCGCGGACGTGGCGACGATGGCCGAGGCAGTGGTGCAGGTGGCTCTCCAGTTCCCCGGCCGCTACGCCCCACGGATGGCGATGCTCTTGGCCGAGCAGTCACCGCACGAACTGCAGTGGCTGCGTAGCCTGGCGCAGCGGGTGCCGTACCCTTCTTTGGAGTTGCACCGGTTGGCGCTAGCGCTGACTACCGTGATCATCAGCAACGATGCGATGGAAACAGCGGCCGACCGTGCGAAATGGCGCGCCGTGCACGCCGTCCGGTTGGCGGAGGCGGGCCGCCGGGACGAGGCCCTGACCGTCAGCGGCGAAGCCGTCGACCTGTACCGACAGCTGGCACGGCACAATCCCGAGGAATACCTGCGGGACCTCGCCGCGTCGGTGAGCAATCACGCCGTCCGGTTGGCGGAGGCGGGCCGCCGGGACGAGGCCCTGACCGTCAGCGGCGAAGTCCTCGACCTGTACCGACAGCTGGCACGGCACAATCCCGAGGAATACCTGCGGGACCTCGCCGCGTCGGTGAGCAATCACGCCGTCCGGTTGGCGGAGGCGGGCCGCCGGGACGAGGCCCTGACCGTCAGCCGCGAAGCCGTCGACCTGTACCGACAGCTGGCACGGCTCGACCCCGGCGCCCACCTGCCCGACCTGGCAGGGGTAGTGAACAACTACGCCGTCCTATTGCCCGAGGCGGGCCGCCGGGACGAGGCCCTGACCACCAGCGGCGAAGCCGTCGACCTCTACCGAGAGCTGGTCCGGCTCGACCCCGACGCCCACCTGCCCGATATGGCAATGTCAGTGAACAACTACGCCTCACGATTGGCGCAGGCGGGCCGGTTGACAGAAGCATTGATCACCAGCGGCGAAGCCGTCGACCTCTACCGAGAGCTGGTCCGGCTCAACCCTGACGCCTACCTGCCCGACCTGGCAATGTCGGTGAGCAATCGCGGCGTCCTGTTGGGGGATGCGAATCGGCGGGCGGAGGCATTGATCGCCAGCAGCGAAGCGGTCGGCCTACGCCGGCAGCTGGTCCGGCTCAACCGCGACGCCTACCTGCCCGACCTGGCCGTATCGGTGAACAATCATGCCGCAGATTTGGCAGAAGTGGGCCGGTTGGCCGAGGCACTGATCGCCACCGGGGAAGCCGTCGACCTCTATCGAGAGCTGGTCCGGCTCAACCGCCACGCCTACCTGCCCGACCTGGCAGCGTCAGTGCAATACCACGCCTCGCGGTTGGTGCAGGCGGGCCGGCTGGCCGAAGCCCTGATCGCCACCGGGGAAGCCGTCGAGCTCTACCGAGAGCTGGTCCGGCTCAACCGCGACGCCCACCTGTCCGGCCTGGCAAGCTCGCTAAGGAGCCACACCGTCCCGTTGGCGCAGGCGGGCCGGCTGGCCGAAGCCCTGATCGCCACCGGGGAAGCCGTCGAGCTCTACCGAGAGCTGGTCCGGCTCAACCGCGACGCCCACCTGTCCGGCCTGGCAAGCTCGCTATGGAACGTGGGATGGATCACGGTCCAAGTTCCCGACCCCGACTACATGCCCGCCGCGATCAAGACGACGACCGAGGCGATAGGCATCTACACCGAACTCGCCGCGGCCGAGCCGGACGCCTTCGCTCGGCTGCGAGACGCCGCCACAGAAACCCTCGACCAGCTCACCGCCCAGCAGTAG
- a CDS encoding endonuclease/exonuclease/phosphatase family protein, with the protein MANDLIVMTWNVENLFRPDAGDTSAAETYAAKLAYLAGLISGTGADVVALQEIGSPTAAEDLRAALGEPWQALVSSHPDSRGIRVAVLARHALTEEAQIVALPQAGLPAVPDVDGGTLTHLGRGAVQVHVDSGGPGLRLLTAHLKSKLLTYPGGRRYPRSEDERARGAGYALLRRTAEAVALRVHLNDVLAAAAVDGQPGMPTILCGDLNDGPDAVTTVLLEGPADGDVHRPDTGDAVRLYNLGRRLPPARAYSRIYQGRGELIDHILATRDLQLRLVSIDSLVDDITSIGASTRSREGAIVPDHAPVIARFTTP; encoded by the coding sequence GTGGCCAACGACCTGATCGTCATGACGTGGAACGTGGAGAACCTGTTCCGACCCGACGCTGGCGACACGTCGGCGGCAGAAACGTACGCCGCGAAGCTCGCCTATCTCGCCGGGCTCATCTCCGGCACCGGCGCGGACGTGGTCGCCCTCCAGGAGATCGGCTCCCCGACAGCGGCCGAAGACCTCCGCGCAGCCCTCGGCGAGCCCTGGCAGGCGTTGGTGTCCTCCCACCCGGACAGCCGAGGCATCCGCGTGGCGGTCCTCGCCCGCCACGCCCTCACCGAGGAAGCGCAGATCGTCGCGCTGCCGCAGGCGGGGCTGCCGGCGGTCCCCGACGTCGACGGCGGGACCCTCACCCACCTCGGTCGAGGGGCGGTCCAGGTGCACGTCGACTCCGGCGGCCCCGGGTTGCGGCTGCTGACCGCCCACCTCAAGAGCAAGCTGCTCACCTACCCCGGCGGGCGGCGCTACCCCCGCAGCGAAGACGAACGCGCCCGCGGCGCCGGCTACGCCCTGCTCCGCCGCACCGCCGAGGCCGTCGCGCTGCGCGTGCACCTCAACGACGTCCTTGCCGCGGCCGCCGTCGACGGGCAGCCGGGCATGCCGACGATCCTGTGCGGTGACCTCAACGACGGACCGGACGCGGTCACGACCGTGCTGCTTGAGGGCCCCGCGGACGGGGACGTGCACCGACCGGACACGGGCGACGCGGTCCGGCTGTACAACCTCGGACGACGCCTGCCTCCCGCCCGCGCCTACTCCCGCATCTACCAAGGCCGGGGCGAACTCATCGACCACATCCTCGCCACCCGCGACCTCCAACTACGGCTGGTCAGCATCGACTCGCTCGTTGACGACATCACCTCCATCGGCGCCTCCACCCGCAGCCGGGAGGGAGCCATCGTGCCGGATCACGCCCCGGTCATCGCTCGATTCACCACCCCGTAG